In the genome of Myroides phaeus, one region contains:
- a CDS encoding ATP-grasp domain-containing protein translates to MNILFTCAGRRNYLINYFKQALNGKGKVFATDMQLTAPALVDADVAIQVPAIYDKAYIESLKSIVKENKIDAVISLNDLELPILSEVKSEIEALGAIVIVSSEEAIKVAFDKWETVKFLEKTGLRSPKTFIDLDEAKKAIELGELKFPLVIKPRWGSASIGIDFPEDMEELDLAYQLQKIRLGRTILAEASKEDFDHAILIQEKIPGAEYGMDVLNDFDGNYQGTFVRQKLSMRSGETDKAISILDSRFNVVGEAIGTNLKHIGNLDCDVFEHNGELYVLELNPRFGGGYPFSHEAGMNTAAAYISWLEGNKGIELFNQYKADIMFSKCDRLLKVN, encoded by the coding sequence ATGAATATATTATTTACATGTGCTGGACGTCGTAATTATTTAATAAATTACTTCAAACAAGCTTTAAATGGAAAAGGGAAAGTTTTTGCAACAGATATGCAATTAACTGCTCCTGCATTAGTAGATGCAGATGTTGCTATACAAGTACCAGCTATTTATGATAAAGCATATATAGAGTCTTTAAAGAGTATAGTAAAAGAAAATAAAATAGATGCTGTAATTTCTTTAAATGATTTAGAATTACCAATTTTGTCTGAAGTAAAATCTGAGATTGAAGCTTTAGGTGCAATAGTAATTGTTTCAAGTGAGGAAGCTATTAAAGTAGCTTTTGATAAATGGGAGACTGTGAAATTCTTGGAGAAGACTGGCTTAAGATCTCCTAAGACTTTTATTGATTTAGATGAAGCAAAAAAAGCAATAGAATTAGGAGAGTTAAAATTTCCTTTAGTAATTAAACCACGTTGGGGAAGTGCATCAATAGGTATTGATTTTCCTGAGGATATGGAAGAGTTAGATTTAGCTTATCAGTTACAAAAAATAAGATTGGGTAGAACAATTTTAGCTGAAGCAAGTAAAGAAGATTTTGATCACGCAATTTTAATTCAAGAAAAAATACCTGGGGCTGAATATGGTATGGATGTATTAAATGATTTTGATGGTAATTATCAAGGTACGTTTGTTCGTCAAAAACTTTCTATGCGTTCTGGTGAAACTGATAAAGCAATTTCTATTCTTGATTCTCGTTTTAACGTAGTTGGTGAGGCAATTGGAACAAATTTAAAGCATATTGGAAATTTAGATTGTGATGTATTTGAACACAACGGTGAATTGTATGTTCTTGAGTTAAACCCACGTTTTGGAGGAGGGTATCCTTTTTCACACGAAGCAGGTATGAATACAGCAGCTGCATATATTTCTTGGTTAGAAGGTAATAAAGGTATTGAACTCTTTAATCAATATAAAGCAGATATTATGTTTTCTAAATGTGATAGATTATTAAAAGTAAATTAA
- a CDS encoding glycosyltransferase family 4 protein, with protein MKILLIHQYFKESDVTGGARFNEMVRIWKEQGHDITVLAGDLNVQLLSKKKEYRNKFVLKTNQEGVEVFRCNVSESYNSNFLGRLWGYFSFVFSSTYAGLFKVKGKYEVIVVTSPPLFVGITAYLISLFKRVPFVFEIRDLWPESAIDTGVLKNKLIINFAYLFEKFIYKKASLINVLTPAFYKTLVEKKNVAKDKIIEIPNAADFDMSDDLLSNFDYKSFRKKLGWNEKFVVIYMGAHGVANGLHQINETAALLRDTNVLFVLIGNGMKKTQLIQQTKDLNLSNVCYMDAMPKKEVLKYVLASDIGASVLIKNDTFKTVYSNKTFDYMSCKKPILMAIDGASRELVETAKAGVFIEPENPKDFSEKIKFYMDNQNLLEIQGESGYKYAKENFDRNYLALKYLEYLKQFESNV; from the coding sequence ATGAAAATATTATTAATTCATCAGTACTTTAAAGAGTCAGATGTAACGGGAGGTGCACGTTTTAATGAGATGGTTCGTATTTGGAAAGAACAAGGACATGATATCACTGTTTTAGCGGGCGATTTAAATGTTCAGCTTCTTTCTAAAAAGAAAGAATATAGAAATAAATTTGTTCTTAAAACAAATCAAGAGGGAGTAGAGGTTTTTAGATGTAATGTTTCTGAATCTTATAATTCTAATTTCTTAGGTAGACTTTGGGGGTATTTTTCTTTTGTCTTTTCAAGTACTTATGCAGGCTTGTTTAAAGTGAAAGGTAAGTATGAAGTAATTGTAGTTACTTCTCCTCCTTTGTTTGTTGGAATTACTGCTTATTTAATTTCTCTATTTAAAAGAGTACCATTTGTTTTTGAAATTAGAGATTTATGGCCTGAGTCAGCTATAGATACGGGTGTTTTGAAAAATAAACTGATAATAAATTTCGCATATTTATTTGAAAAATTCATTTACAAAAAAGCATCTTTAATTAATGTACTTACGCCTGCGTTTTATAAAACTTTAGTTGAAAAAAAGAATGTAGCTAAAGATAAAATTATTGAAATACCAAATGCTGCGGATTTTGACATGTCAGATGATTTATTATCTAATTTTGATTATAAATCTTTTCGAAAAAAATTGGGATGGAATGAAAAATTTGTGGTTATATATATGGGAGCACATGGTGTAGCAAATGGGTTACATCAAATAAATGAAACTGCGGCATTATTAAGAGATACAAATGTTCTTTTTGTGTTGATTGGTAACGGGATGAAAAAAACACAATTGATACAGCAAACAAAGGATTTAAATTTAAGTAATGTATGTTACATGGATGCAATGCCTAAAAAAGAGGTGTTAAAGTATGTACTTGCATCAGATATTGGGGCATCAGTATTAATTAAGAATGATACGTTTAAAACTGTTTATTCTAATAAAACTTTTGATTACATGTCTTGTAAAAAACCAATATTAATGGCAATTGATGGTGCTTCACGGGAATTAGTTGAAACAGCAAAGGCAGGAGTTTTTATTGAACCTGAAAATCCAAAGGATTTTTCAGAAAAAATAAAATTTTATATGGACAATCAAAATTTGCTTGAGATTCAAGGGGAAAGTGGTTATAAGTATGCAAAAGAAAATTTTGACAGAAATTATTTAGCATTAAAGTATTTAGAATATTTAAAACAATTTGAATCGAATGTATAA
- a CDS encoding sugar transferase yields MYKFFLKRVLDFLASFFGLVLLSPIFIIVTIGLFFANQGKPFFFQSRPGKGEKVFKIIKFKSMNDKRDANGNLLPDVDRLTPVGAFVRKTSLDEIPQLINILKGDMSLIGPRPLLVAYLPFYTEREKLRHTVRPGITGLAQVNGRNTINWDERLEFDAKYVESLSFKNDVRIFFQTVKNVVNRKDIVVIPGQLFTRLDIYRKNGNSTEAI; encoded by the coding sequence ATGTATAAGTTTTTTTTAAAAAGAGTGTTAGATTTTTTAGCTTCATTTTTTGGGTTGGTACTTTTAAGTCCTATTTTTATTATTGTTACGATAGGATTGTTTTTTGCTAATCAAGGGAAACCCTTTTTCTTTCAATCTCGTCCTGGCAAGGGTGAGAAAGTATTTAAAATTATTAAGTTTAAGTCAATGAATGATAAAAGGGATGCTAATGGAAATTTATTGCCAGATGTGGATCGATTAACACCTGTAGGAGCTTTTGTTCGTAAGACTTCTTTAGATGAAATCCCCCAATTGATAAATATTTTAAAAGGCGATATGAGTTTAATAGGTCCAAGACCCTTATTAGTGGCTTATTTGCCTTTTTATACAGAGCGTGAAAAATTACGTCATACAGTAAGACCTGGAATTACTGGTTTAGCACAAGTTAATGGTAGAAATACCATTAACTGGGATGAGAGGTTAGAGTTTGATGCTAAATATGTAGAGAGTTTATCTTTTAAAAATGATGTAAGAATTTTTTTTCAAACAGTTAAGAATGTAGTTAATCGCAAAGATATTGTAGTAATTCCTGGACAGTTATTTACACGATTAGATATATATAGAAAAAATGGAAATAGTACCGAAGCGATTTAG
- a CDS encoding glycerol-3-phosphate cytidylyltransferase, with product MKVGITFSPFYSLDAQYLAMLQDAKQHCDYLIVGLQTNPAKDHNYTEPSTLSLTERFVQLNNCELIDEIIPYITEQDVEDIMRSFYINIRFVHKRYKDAFVAKDYCEAKNIAIQYFSL from the coding sequence ATGAAAGTAGGAATCACCTTTAGCCCTTTTTATAGCTTAGACGCCCAGTACTTAGCTATGTTGCAAGACGCTAAACAACACTGTGATTATTTAATCGTTGGACTACAAACCAATCCGGCAAAAGATCACAACTACACAGAACCCTCTACCCTGAGTTTAACAGAGCGTTTTGTACAATTAAACAATTGTGAACTAATTGATGAAATCATTCCTTATATTACAGAACAAGACGTAGAAGACATTATGCGTTCTTTCTATATCAATATCCGTTTTGTACACAAACGTTATAAAGACGCATTTGTAGCTAAAGACTATTGTGAAGCAAAAAATATTGCAATACAATATTTTTCTTTATAA
- a CDS encoding glycerol-3-phosphate cytidylyltransferase, translated as MKIGITFVAFSHLNAGYIQMLEEARKQCDYLIVGLNTTPKKPIEAVHNNNLTNRYIQLNGCKYVNEVIPYETEVDVENILRTFKIDVRIIGEEYKLKSFTAKEYCTQNNIEIYYNKRNLKPYLSYKRKQS; from the coding sequence ATGAAAATAGGTATCACATTTGTTGCATTTAGTCACTTAAATGCAGGCTATATCCAGATGTTAGAAGAAGCCCGGAAACAATGCGACTATTTAATCGTTGGCTTAAACACCACACCCAAAAAACCAATAGAAGCAGTACATAACAACAATCTAACAAACCGCTATATACAACTAAATGGTTGTAAATATGTCAATGAAGTTATTCCTTATGAAACTGAAGTTGATGTAGAAAATATATTACGCACTTTTAAAATTGATGTCCGAATTATTGGAGAAGAATACAAATTAAAAAGCTTTACAGCAAAAGAATATTGCACACAAAACAATATTGAAATATACTACAACAAAAGAAACCTAAAGCCTTATTTAAGTTATAAAAGGAAACAATCATAG
- a CDS encoding GNAT family N-acetyltransferase, protein MEIVPKRFSEQDIETRVDWINNPLINSTMFFEVPALVDKTLKWYQSNVDNINRIDFSFFNKKDECIAMGGFTGISKEHHHAEFYVMVNPILQGQGIGKKVSEWMYNYAFSVLGLNKIYLYTNDDNVAAYRIYEKYGFQLEGILRNHKWKNGKFQNRRFYGLLKSEWEESEWKKYYNEEL, encoded by the coding sequence ATGGAAATAGTACCGAAGCGATTTAGTGAACAAGACATAGAGACAAGAGTTGATTGGATAAACAATCCATTGATTAATTCAACTATGTTTTTTGAAGTTCCTGCATTAGTTGATAAAACTCTGAAATGGTATCAATCAAATGTCGATAACATTAATCGTATTGATTTTTCTTTTTTTAATAAAAAGGATGAGTGTATTGCTATGGGAGGATTTACTGGAATAAGTAAAGAACATCATCATGCTGAATTTTATGTAATGGTTAATCCTATTTTACAAGGACAAGGTATAGGAAAAAAAGTTTCAGAGTGGATGTATAATTATGCTTTTTCAGTTTTAGGACTTAATAAAATATATTTATATACGAATGATGATAATGTAGCAGCATATAGAATTTATGAAAAGTATGGATTTCAACTTGAAGGAATTCTTCGTAATCATAAATGGAAAAACGGGAAGTTTCAGAATAGACGTTTCTATGGCTTGCTAAAATCTGAATGGGAGGAATCTGAATGGAAAAAGTATTATAATGAAGAACTTTAG
- a CDS encoding DegT/DnrJ/EryC1/StrS family aminotransferase has protein sequence MKSKIWLSSPHMGGQELNYIHEAFDQNWVAPLGPNVNGFEADLEAFLKQDVQVAALSAGTAALHIGLINLGVKPGDEVICQTMTFSASANPIAYLGAKPVFVDSETDTWNMCPIALEDAIKSRMLATGKKPKAIIPVHLYGMPAKMDEIMAVANKYEIPVLEDAAEGLGSTFKGQQCGTFGEMAALSFNGNKIITTSGGGALVCSTKEEKDHTVFLSTQARDNAPHYQHSHIGYNYRMSNISAGIGRGQMEVLNDRIAARRANNKFYQELFATIAGVTVFVEPTEDFFSNHWLSCITIDEKVAGKNREQLRLALLEENIETRPLWKPMHLQPVFADAPYYGANKVAEHLFDCGLCLPSGSNLSDEDRERIAEAVKAFFA, from the coding sequence ATGAAATCAAAAATCTGGTTGTCTTCACCTCATATGGGAGGGCAGGAATTAAACTACATTCACGAAGCTTTTGATCAAAACTGGGTGGCACCCTTAGGACCAAACGTAAACGGATTTGAAGCAGACTTAGAGGCTTTCTTAAAACAAGATGTACAAGTGGCTGCTTTAAGTGCAGGTACTGCTGCTTTACACATAGGATTAATTAATCTTGGGGTTAAACCTGGAGATGAAGTAATCTGTCAGACTATGACGTTTTCTGCTTCTGCTAATCCTATCGCTTATTTAGGGGCTAAGCCTGTATTTGTAGATAGTGAAACAGATACTTGGAATATGTGTCCGATTGCATTAGAGGATGCTATTAAAAGTAGAATGTTAGCAACAGGTAAAAAACCAAAAGCGATTATTCCAGTTCACTTATATGGTATGCCTGCTAAGATGGATGAGATTATGGCTGTTGCTAATAAATATGAGATTCCAGTATTAGAAGATGCGGCTGAAGGGTTAGGTAGTACATTCAAAGGACAACAATGTGGTACATTTGGTGAAATGGCTGCTTTGAGTTTTAATGGGAATAAAATTATTACTACTTCAGGTGGTGGTGCTTTAGTTTGTTCTACAAAAGAAGAAAAAGACCATACGGTATTTTTATCTACACAAGCAAGAGATAACGCACCTCACTACCAACACTCACACATTGGGTATAACTACCGTATGAGTAATATTAGTGCAGGAATTGGTAGAGGACAAATGGAAGTGTTAAACGACCGTATTGCCGCTCGTAGAGCAAACAATAAGTTCTATCAAGAGTTATTTGCTACTATTGCTGGAGTTACTGTATTTGTAGAGCCAACAGAAGATTTCTTCTCTAACCACTGGTTATCTTGTATTACAATTGATGAAAAAGTAGCAGGAAAAAACAGAGAACAATTGCGTTTAGCGTTGTTAGAAGAAAATATTGAAACACGTCCGTTGTGGAAACCTATGCACTTACAACCGGTATTTGCTGATGCACCATACTACGGAGCTAATAAGGTAGCAGAACACTTATTTGACTGTGGATTGTGTTTGCCTTCAGGTTCTAATTTATCTGATGAGGATAGAGAAAGAATTGCAGAGGCTGTTAAAGCATTTTTTGCATAG
- a CDS encoding lipopolysaccharide biosynthesis protein, protein MSLRNKTINGVIWSAIQSIGTKIIQLLITIIIARVLMPEDYGLVGMLFIFIALGNVIIDAGFSQALIRKENVSEIEYSSVFYFNVIMGLFIYIVLYFFAPLIADFYNEPILLDISRLSFLIFPISACGVVQYTKLSREINFKLLAKISLLATFISGFLGIVMAYLDQGVWSLVWQSLVFSIIQVALYWWYSKWKPLFVFSLKPISNLISFSLSLLSTNVLIVVFNNLYTLIIGKVYNVDTVGYYNQAKRFEEIPTQTLTTIIQKVSFPILSQLQSDDVKLKSGYRKVINMAVYLNFPLMIMLIVVAEDLFTVLLGAKWILAVPYFQLLCLHGVFFPLHSINVNILKVKNRGKKLLSLEIVRRLLMIIAIVLTLPLGVYWLLVGHVIASLISIIINMYYCGKEISFSLIQQFKDVLPTLILSIVCGLIVYTVHFLNIEVSVYIKLIFQIASGAFLYLMFSIFFKIESYRELIKIVKSKIK, encoded by the coding sequence ATGTCTCTAAGGAATAAAACTATAAATGGTGTTATTTGGAGCGCTATTCAAAGTATTGGAACTAAAATTATCCAATTATTAATTACAATAATTATAGCTAGGGTATTAATGCCAGAAGACTATGGTCTAGTTGGTATGTTGTTTATATTTATTGCATTAGGGAATGTAATTATTGATGCAGGATTTAGCCAAGCTTTAATTAGAAAAGAAAATGTTTCAGAAATAGAGTATAGTTCTGTATTTTATTTTAATGTTATAATGGGGCTTTTTATATATATAGTATTGTATTTTTTTGCCCCTTTGATTGCAGATTTCTATAATGAGCCGATATTATTAGATATTTCGAGACTGTCATTTTTGATATTTCCAATATCGGCTTGTGGTGTAGTCCAATATACAAAATTATCTAGAGAAATAAATTTTAAGTTGCTTGCCAAGATTTCTTTATTAGCAACTTTTATTTCAGGGTTTCTCGGAATAGTTATGGCGTATTTAGATCAAGGAGTTTGGTCATTAGTATGGCAATCTCTTGTATTCAGTATAATACAAGTAGCACTTTATTGGTGGTATAGTAAATGGAAACCTTTATTTGTTTTTTCTTTAAAACCAATATCTAATTTAATTAGTTTTAGTTTAAGTTTATTAAGTACAAATGTTTTAATTGTTGTATTTAACAACCTTTATACTCTTATAATAGGTAAGGTGTATAATGTTGATACAGTAGGTTATTATAATCAAGCCAAACGTTTTGAAGAAATTCCTACACAGACATTAACTACTATTATTCAAAAAGTTAGTTTTCCAATATTGTCACAATTACAAAGCGATGATGTAAAGTTAAAGAGTGGTTATAGAAAAGTTATCAACATGGCTGTTTATTTAAATTTTCCTTTAATGATTATGTTAATAGTTGTTGCGGAGGATTTGTTTACTGTTTTGTTAGGAGCAAAATGGATACTTGCAGTTCCTTATTTTCAATTGCTTTGTTTACATGGAGTTTTTTTTCCTTTGCATTCGATTAATGTGAATATTTTGAAGGTGAAGAATCGTGGAAAGAAATTATTATCATTAGAGATTGTAAGAAGATTATTAATGATTATTGCAATTGTATTAACTTTGCCATTAGGAGTATATTGGTTATTAGTTGGCCATGTAATAGCTTCTTTAATCTCGATTATAATAAATATGTATTATTGTGGTAAAGAAATTAGTTTTAGTTTAATACAACAGTTTAAAGATGTATTGCCTACATTAATTCTATCAATTGTTTGTGGTCTTATTGTGTATACAGTACATTTTTTAAATATCGAAGTAAGTGTATATATTAAATTAATTTTTCAAATTGCTTCAGGAGCTTTTCTATATTTGATGTTTAGTATATTTTTTAAGATTGAGTCTTATAGAGAATTAATTAAAATTGTAAAAAGTAAAATAAAATGA
- a CDS encoding polysaccharide pyruvyl transferase family protein: MTKKIAILTFFKSGNFGGELQAYALQKVLRESGYNVEVLHQLRPNNKEFIDTGNYKPIYSPQDKKTKSSRIKGKIVANVTKIYNGLFGKNARVRAKRFDEFERTHINLTPKVFYSFDDLYNSNLDYDIYVVGSDQVWNFEYIFSPEPYFLTFAQSGAKRVSYAASIGHSELPEEIKPFYKKWIDQFDSISLREQQGVDIVKSISDKEAITVLDPTLLIKKAEWVKYLGVDNLDKNEKYLLIYTLVESKYVFEKAFEIAKHLNLKIKRVVPRSWTREVYSNVENIFDAGPIEFIELFANASFVLTNSFHGTAFSVNFNIPFYSIPKKTKKTNSRFINLLKLVGLSDRIVYDGENRDVLNSIEVDFSKANQKLDEERVKSLEFLYKSIN, encoded by the coding sequence ATGACAAAAAAAATAGCGATATTGACATTTTTTAAATCTGGAAATTTTGGAGGAGAACTACAAGCTTATGCTTTACAAAAAGTATTGAGGGAAAGTGGATATAATGTCGAGGTTTTACACCAGTTAAGACCAAATAATAAGGAGTTTATTGATACAGGAAATTATAAACCTATTTATTCTCCACAGGATAAAAAAACTAAAAGTTCAAGGATTAAAGGAAAGATTGTTGCTAATGTAACTAAAATTTACAATGGACTTTTTGGTAAAAATGCTCGTGTGCGTGCTAAAAGATTTGATGAGTTCGAGAGAACACATATAAATTTGACTCCTAAAGTTTTCTATTCATTTGATGATTTATATAATTCTAATTTAGATTATGATATTTATGTAGTTGGAAGTGATCAAGTATGGAATTTTGAATATATATTTTCACCAGAACCATATTTTTTAACTTTTGCTCAAAGTGGAGCTAAAAGAGTATCTTATGCAGCGAGTATTGGTCACTCTGAATTGCCTGAAGAAATAAAACCTTTCTATAAAAAGTGGATAGATCAATTTGACAGTATTTCTTTAAGAGAACAACAAGGAGTGGATATAGTGAAAAGTATTAGTGATAAAGAAGCTATTACTGTTTTGGATCCTACTTTATTAATAAAAAAGGCTGAATGGGTTAAGTATTTAGGAGTGGACAATTTAGATAAAAATGAAAAGTATTTGCTAATTTATACTTTAGTGGAATCTAAGTATGTATTTGAAAAAGCTTTTGAAATTGCTAAACATTTAAATTTAAAGATTAAAAGGGTTGTTCCTAGATCTTGGACTAGGGAAGTATACAGTAATGTAGAAAATATTTTTGATGCAGGACCTATAGAATTTATTGAATTGTTTGCTAATGCTTCATTTGTGTTAACAAATTCGTTTCATGGTACAGCTTTTTCAGTTAATTTCAATATTCCTTTTTATTCAATACCTAAAAAAACTAAAAAAACAAATAGTAGATTTATCAACTTATTAAAATTAGTAGGATTAAGTGATAGAATAGTTTACGATGGAGAGAATAGAGATGTATTAAATTCTATAGAAGTTGATTTTAGTAAAGCTAATCAAAAGTTAGATGAAGAAAGAGTTAAATCATTAGAGTTTCTTTATAAATCAATAAATTAG
- a CDS encoding O-antigen ligase family protein, protein MYKKINCSISKKYLFIYYLFTFLGFYASILLFASFASLETSRLLTIPIRLVLAFTLIVLFLKNIRQLHFSKMQLSFLVFSIFYIIRILIDYSNEVYYYTSYPIVLGYFISFSFLPFIILSSIKITKNDLDYIFNAFLIGGIAFSILCLVYYGKFIGQVSRLSSTTADEDTLSPLALSYCSSLIIGVFSFYLLHNSVEWKKKFIMISCILLSFVPFFLGASRGSLMTLIGVFIFYILVGKGAKFFLKSLVILVFFVVGIVFLDNYLGSGLLDRFLSTSEQIDSGASGAIRIVIWENAFNQFLDNPFFGDSLRVVGWRGYAHNLFIEVLQTTGLFGFIPLFILIYYVFKVCFYIGKNNKEYFWVVAIFIQSFVQQLFSGAIYTASWMWSSMGLVLVLYSFLKKDVR, encoded by the coding sequence ATGTATAAAAAAATCAATTGTTCGATAAGTAAAAAGTACTTATTTATCTATTATTTATTTACTTTTTTAGGGTTTTACGCATCTATTTTATTATTTGCTAGTTTTGCAAGTTTAGAGACTTCTAGATTATTAACAATACCTATTCGTTTAGTTTTAGCTTTTACATTAATTGTACTTTTTCTTAAAAATATTAGGCAATTGCATTTTTCCAAAATGCAATTGTCTTTTCTTGTTTTTTCAATATTTTATATTATACGAATTCTTATAGATTATAGTAACGAAGTTTATTACTATACAAGTTATCCTATTGTTTTAGGTTATTTTATTTCATTTTCATTTTTACCATTTATTATATTAAGTAGCATAAAAATTACTAAAAATGATTTAGATTATATTTTTAATGCTTTTTTAATTGGAGGAATAGCTTTCTCTATCTTATGTTTAGTTTATTATGGTAAATTTATTGGACAAGTAAGTAGGTTAAGTTCAACTACTGCTGATGAGGATACTTTGTCTCCTTTAGCATTATCATATTGTTCTTCGTTAATAATTGGAGTTTTTTCATTTTATCTTTTGCACAATAGTGTGGAATGGAAAAAGAAATTTATTATGATTTCATGTATCTTGTTATCTTTTGTTCCTTTTTTCTTAGGAGCTTCGCGAGGATCTTTGATGACTTTAATAGGAGTTTTTATATTTTATATTTTAGTAGGAAAAGGTGCTAAGTTTTTTTTAAAATCATTAGTTATTTTAGTTTTCTTCGTTGTTGGTATAGTTTTTTTAGATAATTATTTAGGGAGTGGTTTATTGGATAGATTTTTAAGTACTTCTGAACAGATCGATTCAGGCGCAAGTGGTGCAATTAGAATAGTAATTTGGGAAAATGCTTTTAATCAGTTTTTAGACAATCCTTTTTTTGGTGATAGTTTACGCGTAGTTGGTTGGAGAGGATACGCTCATAATTTATTTATTGAAGTTTTACAGACTACCGGATTATTTGGGTTTATACCATTATTTATTTTGATTTATTATGTCTTTAAAGTTTGCTTTTATATAGGGAAAAATAATAAAGAGTATTTTTGGGTAGTAGCTATATTTATTCAAAGTTTTGTTCAACAGCTATTTTCGGGGGCTATTTATACAGCTTCTTGGATGTGGAGTAGTATGGGCTTAGTATTAGTTTTATATTCGTTTTTAAAGAAAGATGTAAGATGA
- a CDS encoding 1-aminocyclopropane-1-carboxylate deaminase/D-cysteine desulfhydrase, protein MKNFRLITKLNENISVFRDDLYPFLGGGNKGRKMDIIAEDIFKKGANALVTTGGIQSNHCRAVAVFAAQYRMKCTLVLHGDQQKFHIESGNAKVMRDSGVNIIFAKNANEIGDVMDAEMKEYSKKGFNPYYIWGGGHTFEGGKAYISAIKELEKFCCKNNWYPDYIFHASGTGSTQSGILAGLDKYMQDTKVIGISVGRKTEQATKVVGEFYKELCNYYNIKFSNREVIVLDDYLCGGYGMYNDEIKELSQNSIKEFGFTLDTCYTAKAFYGMKDFIKRNDLENKKVLFWHTGGIFNYLAE, encoded by the coding sequence ATGAAGAACTTTAGACTAATTACCAAATTAAACGAGAATATTTCTGTGTTTCGTGATGATCTTTATCCCTTTTTAGGAGGGGGGAATAAAGGAAGAAAGATGGATATTATTGCAGAAGATATTTTTAAAAAAGGAGCAAATGCTTTAGTGACAACAGGAGGTATTCAATCAAATCATTGTAGGGCTGTTGCTGTTTTTGCAGCTCAGTATCGAATGAAATGTACCTTAGTTTTACATGGCGATCAACAAAAGTTTCACATTGAGTCAGGTAATGCAAAAGTAATGAGAGATTCTGGTGTTAATATTATTTTTGCTAAAAATGCAAATGAAATAGGAGATGTAATGGATGCTGAAATGAAAGAATATAGTAAAAAGGGGTTTAATCCGTATTATATTTGGGGGGGCGGACATACTTTTGAGGGAGGCAAAGCATATATTAGCGCGATCAAAGAATTAGAAAAATTTTGTTGTAAAAATAATTGGTATCCGGATTACATTTTTCATGCTTCAGGAACTGGTTCAACTCAATCGGGTATTCTTGCTGGTTTAGATAAGTATATGCAAGATACGAAGGTTATTGGTATTTCTGTTGGAAGGAAGACAGAGCAAGCTACTAAAGTTGTAGGTGAATTTTATAAAGAACTTTGTAATTATTATAACATTAAATTTTCAAATAGAGAAGTGATTGTTTTAGATGATTATTTATGTGGAGGATATGGTATGTATAATGATGAAATTAAGGAATTGTCTCAAAACTCAATAAAAGAATTTGGATTTACATTAGATACCTGTTACACTGCTAAAGCTTTTTATGGTATGAAAGATTTTATTAAGAGAAATGATCTTGAAAATAAAAAAGTTTTATTTTGGCACACAGGAGGAATATTTAACTATTTAGCAGAATAA